A portion of the Magnolia sinica isolate HGM2019 chromosome 17, MsV1, whole genome shotgun sequence genome contains these proteins:
- the LOC131231767 gene encoding heavy metal-associated isoprenylated plant protein 34-like: protein MSTEEGASSLRVQIYDLKVNMHCNGCKQEVKKILKKIDGVYEVNIDEEQRKVTVLGDVDPSILIKKLKKGGKHAEIWGSNDVNNHLKGQFQDMHIDNGKGQKGDDEDDDNDDDDDDDDDDDDHDDDSRGNQNHGGAGRPHMGHGVQHLNQAGGGGRNVGQMGNIPMGQMGNIPTVQGMQAAAMNAGRSFQGARPEFVAGEAFYQ from the coding sequence ATGAGTACGGAAGAAGGTGCCAGTTCCTTGAGGGTCCAGATTTATGATCTTAAGGTGAACATGCACTGTAATGGATGTAAGCAGGAAGTGAAGAAAATTCTTAAAAAGATTGATGGGGTGTATGAAGTCAATATAGATGAAGAGCAGAGGAAGGTGACTGTTTTGGGTGATGTCGACCCCTCTATCCTtataaaaaaactgaaaaagggtggCAAACATGCAGAAATATGGGGTTCAAACGATGTAAACAATCACCTCAAAGGCCAGTTTCAGGACATGCATATCGACAATGGGAAAGGCCAGAAAGGAGACGACGAGGACgacgacaatgatgatgatgatgatgacgacgacgatgacgACGACCATGATGATGATTCTAGGGGGAACCAAAATCACGGTGGagctggtaggccccacatgggccaTGGTGTCCAACACCTTAATCAGGCCGGTGGTGGGGGAAGGAATGTGGGTCAGATGGGGAATATCCCAATGGGCCAGATGGGCAACATTCCGACGGTGCAGGGGATGCAGGCAGCGGCAATGAATGCCGGGAGGTCCTTCCAGGGTGCCAGGCCTGAGTTCGTCGCTGGAGAAGCCTTCTACCAGTAG